In Deltaproteobacteria bacterium, the genomic stretch CACCCGCAAGCCGCTCGAGCAGCTGCGCGAGTGGAATCCTAGCGTGTCGCCGTGACCACGACGCTCTGATAGAAGCGTACCGCCCGTCCGATTTCGTCGACGGCCACACGCTCGTCGGTGCCGTGCAGCCTGCGACGGTCGACGTCATTCATGCGGATCGGCAAGAAGCGATACACGCGATCGGTGAGCCCGGTGTAGTAGCGCGCGTCGGTGGCCCCGACCACCAGCGAGGGGCTGAAGATGGCCTCGGGCCAGATCCACGCGATCGCCGACTGCAGGTGGTCCCAGCCCGGGCCCTGCATCGGCGAGGTCGGCGAGGGATCCCAGCAACGATCGACGCACCGCACCGCGATCTCGTCGTCGTCGACCACGGCGTGGATGTGAGCCTCGACGTCTGCGACGGTGTCACCCGGCAGCACACGGAAGTTGACGATCGCACGGGCGTTGGCGGCGAGCACGTTGTCGGCGCTGCCGGCCTCGAAGATGGTCGGCGCGGTGGTGGTGCGTACGATCGCGTTGCTCGCGGGATGCCGCGCGAGCACCCGCACGACCAGCGGATCGAGCAGCCAGCGATTGGCGAGCGCGAGCCGGGCCACGAAGCCCATCTCCGGGGTCAGGCGATCGATCATCGCCGACGCCGCCCCGCGCAGCTCGCCGGGCATCTGCTCACCCTCGAGTCGCGTGATCGCAGCGCCGAGTCGACCGATCGCACCGTGGGTCGGCGGCATCGAGGAGTGGCCGCCCTCGGCGCGCAGCGTGAGCTCGAAGCTGGCGACGCCCTTCTCGGCGATGCCGACCAGCGCCACTGGTGCGACCACGCCGGGCAGGATGCCTTCGATCACCGCTCCGCCCT encodes the following:
- a CDS encoding M20/M25/M40 family metallo-hydrolase gives rise to the protein MARRRPIVRALKWTALGLGALSLVCAVRAATVTAPQVDPGPAPSVPEVAVEEVARALADAIAIPTVSRSTGGTPAAFEQLHGLLRARFPQVHERLERVPVGTAAVLYHWRGRDPSAPAVVLAGHLDVVPVEPGTEADWTHPPFSGAIADGFVWGRGALDDKLSVIALLAAVESLLNAGHEPACDVWLAFGDDEEVGGREGAQVLASWLVEHGVKAQFVLDEGGAVIEGILPGVVAPVALVGIAEKGVASFELTLRAEGGHSSMPPTHGAIGRLGAAITRLEGEQMPGELRGAASAMIDRLTPEMGFVARLALANRWLLDPLVVRVLARHPASNAIVRTTTAPTIFEAGSADNVLAANARAIVNFRVLPGDTVADVEAHIHAVVDDDEIAVRCVDRCWDPSPTSPMQGPGWDHLQSAIAWIWPEAIFSPSLVVGATDARYYTGLTDRVYRFLPIRMNDVDRRRLHGTDERVAVDEIGRAVRFYQSVVVTATR